DNA from Acidimicrobiales bacterium:
CAGGAGGCGCTCGCCGGCAGCGGCTGCGCCTCCACGGCGAGCCCGCCAGCCGGGTCGAAGCGCGCCGCCACCGCGTACCACGCGCCGGCGACGAGCGGCGCGCCGGTGCGCGCCGAGCAGGCGCCGCCGGGCCCGTTCGCCTCGGCGAGCACGCGGCCCTCGGCATCCAGCCCGAGCCACCAGCGCGACGTGCCGTCGTCCTGGGCGAAGAGCGCCTGGCGGCGACCGAGGCGCGTCGGCATGAGCGCGCAGGCGGCGGCGAACGCGCCCGCCGGCCAGCGGCGGGCCGCACCCTCGACGACGACGCACGATCCCGGGCGCGTCACCTGCGGGCGCACGACGGCCTCGCCGAGGTCGGCCACGACCTGCTCGCGCACCTGCCCGGTGGCGTCGCACGCCCCGAGCCGCACGAGCTGCACGTCCGCCCGCAGCGTCGCGTGGGCAGCGGCCATCACCGTCACCACCTCACCGGCGCGGGCCGTGAGGCGGTCCGCGTACCCGGCGAGGTAGGGCCGCTCAGCCACCGCGGGAACCTCCGACGAGGCCCGCCTCCTCGAGGCGTCGCAGGAACAGGGCGTGGCGCGCCTCGTCCTCGCTGCGGTAGACGTCGCTGCCCACCGGCTCGTGCGGTTCGCCCTGGCGGCCCGAGAGGCGCACGACGCGCCACTCGCGGCCGGGGACGCTCGCCACGAGGGCGAGCTTGCCCGCGACGGGGGCCTGGCGGAGGAAGGCGAGGACCTCGGCGAGGGCGGGCGAGTGGTGGCCGACAGGCCGCCGCCGATGCTCCTCGATCAGCGCCTCGTCGACGAGTCCCGCGAGGTAGGCACGGATCCGGGCCTCCTGCAGGGCGCGCGCCGGCGCGCCGCGGTCACCGGCCTCACCGATGCGCACGACGCCTCGACGCGTCCTCGCACGAACCCCCGGCGCGCCGCGCCCGGCCGATGCGCCGGTCAGCTCGCCGAGGCGACCGCACCGCGCCAGGGCAGCGGCTCGACGGCCTCGCCGCCGACGACCGTCCAGCGCGGCTCGAGGCGATGCACCGGCCGCGTGTTGCCCGCGGCGTCGAAGAGCTCGTCCGCGGCCTCGAGGCGCTCGAAGACGCTGAGGTGCGCGGGCCCGCCGACCTCGAGCCGCCCGTAGCCCTCGTCCCACAGGCCGAGGAGCCGGGCGGGCGCCGCCGTCGCCCGCTCGAGGACGTCGTCGAGGTCCATGCCGAGCGCCACGAGCTTCGACATCGTGGTGAGCAGGTCGAAGACCGGGCCGTTCCAGTTGCGGTAGCTCGTGTCCGAGCAGACGACATCGGGGAGGAAGCCCTGCTCGATCGCGGGCCCCGCCACGAGGTAGCTGAAGTTGCTCTTGCCGTGGGCGCACTCGAAGCGCACGCCGCGCTCGCGGGCCTCGAGCACCGAGGGCCGCACCTTGCCGTCCTCGTCGAGGATGTTCTCCTCCTTGCCGGTGTAGCAGTGGGCGACGACGTCGCCGGGACGGAGCCGGGCGAGGATCTCGTCGAGGCTCGGCGCCGTCTCGCCGATGTGGACGAGCAGCGGCACCCCGGCGCGCTCGCCGACCGCCACCGCCTGCTCGAGCAGGGCCAGCGCCTCCGGCGCCCGGGTGCCGACCACGTCGGTCGACATCCGGATCTTGAGCCCCCGGACGACGTCGCGGTTCGCCGCCGCGGTCTCGACGGCGTCGTCGGCCACGAGCGTCGCCGGGTTGAGGAGCTCGCCGAAGCGGAAGTCGATGAGCCCGAGCACCGAGACGTTGAGGAAGCTGCAGATCCGCAGGCGGGTCGGCTCGACGACGAAGCGCCGGAAGGCGGCGAAGGTCGAGGCGCCGGCCGTCCCCGCGTCCGCCGCCGCCACGACGCCACGGCGCAGGTGGGCCTCGTCCGCCGGCGCGCCCACCTTCGAGACGGGCCAGAAGATGTGGGTGTGGCTGTCGACGAGGCCGGGCGAGACGTAGCACCCGCGGCAGTCGAGGACCGACCGGGCGCCGGCGGACAGACCCGTGTCGATGGCGACGATCCGCCCCGCGGCGACCGCGACGTCCGCCTCCGCGTCGAGCCCCGACGCGGGGTCCCGAACCCGGCCCCCGACGAGGACGAGGTCGTAGTCGTTTGCCATGTCACTCCTTCGTCGCTTCGGGCACGGCCCCCCAGCCGGTGCCCACCGGTTCACCCGCCCGAGCAGCCGACCCGTGCCAGCTCGGCGACCTCGCTGCGCAGCGGCTCGCGCCCACCGATCGACACCTCGACGACGTCGCCCGGGACGAGGTAGGCGCCGAGGTCCTCGCCGGTGCCCGCCGGGGTGCCCGTCAGGACGACGTCCCCGGGCCGCAGCACGACGTAGCGCGAGAGGAGCGCCAGCAGCTCGCCGACGGGCAGGATCATCCCGTCGGCCCGGTCGCGCTGGCGCAGCTCGCCGTTGACGTGGGTCTCGACGGTCACGGCGCCGAGGCCGCCGAGCTCGCTCGGCTCGAAGAACTCGCTCGCCAGCTGGCCGAAGCTCGGAAAGCTCTTCGCCAGCGTCGGGCTGCCGGTGTGGCGCATCACGTCGCGCGCCGTGACGTCGTTCGCGGCCGCGACCGCCGCGACCGCCGCTTCGGCGGCGCGCGCGTCGGCCTCGAACAGCGGCGCCCCGACCACGACGGCGATCTCGCCCTCGTAGTCCACGCAGCTCGGGGCGGCCTGCGGCACGACGACCGGCTCGCCGGGCTGCGCGAGCGCCGAGGGCGCCTTGGCGAACAGCACCGGGTGCTCGGGGAGCTTGCGTCCGGTGGCGCGCTGCTTCGAGTGGTAGTTGAGCCCGATCCCCCACACGGTCGCCGAGGAACCGACGAGGCTCGCGCGCGCGACCTGCTCGGAGGCCACGCGCTCGCGTGCGGGCGCGCGGGCGAGGTCGGCGAGCGTCCCGCCGGCCGCAAGGTGCGCGGCGAGGCTCGGCGCGTCGAGGGCGAGGAGCGCGACCGTCCCGTCCTCCTCGACCCGACCGATCCCCCCGGCGAGCGCGAGGTAGGCCACGTCAGCCCCCCCCGCCCGGGCTCGCCGGGGCGCTCGCGCCCGCCATCCAGGCGAGCAGGTGGCGGTAGTCGCTCCGGGCGGGCGCGAAGACGTCGAGGTTCTGCACCGGCTCCGCGCCCGCCGGCTCGATGTAGTGCTCCTCGCCCGCTGGGATGAGCAGGAGCGAGCCTGGCCCGACCTCGTGGCCGACCCCGGCGATGTGGTAGCGGGCCCGCCCCGAGAGGATGAGGGCGATCTGGTCGAAGCCCTCGTGGGTGTGCGGCGCCGGATCCATCTCCGGCGCGATCTCGTTCAGCACGAGGATGACGTCCTCGGTCCCGAAGGCGCGGCGCGTCACGCCCCGCCGTACCTGCTCGAACGGGATGCTGTCCCAGGTGGCGACGACTGCCCGCCTCGCGCTCGTGGTCATCCCGTCTCCCTCGTGGCTCCTGCGGCCGGGCCGGTCCCCCCGGTTCCGTCTCGTTTTGTGGGACCGCCTCTTGCCATGTAAGTCTCGTCGGGCGTCCGGGAGGGTGTCAAGCGTCGCCGGCCGCCTCGACGCCCGGCTCCAGGGCGTAGGCGAGGGCGACCGTCGCGTAGATGCGCGCCGCGTCGACGAGGTCGGCGAGGCGCAGCGCCTCGACCCCCGAAGGGTGCGCGACCGGCGTCGGCCCGACGCGCGCCGTCTCGATCCCGGCCGCCCGCAGCACCACGCCGTCGGTCGACCCGGTCCAGCGCTCGACGGGACGCGGCGGCACCTTGCGGACCTGCTCGTACGCGGCCCGCGCCAGCCGCACGATGCGCGCCCGGGGGTCGGTGCGCTGCGAGGGCGCCGCCTCGAGGACCTCGACCCGCACCGAGACCTCGGCGTGCCGGGCGCGCCCGAGGGCCTCGCGCACGGCCGCCTCCACCTCGCCGGCGAGCGTGCCCGCGTCGTCGCCCGGGGCGAGCACCGCGTAGGCGTACAGCTCCGCCAGCGCGCCGAAGAGATCCGGCTTGTACGGCAGCCCGGTGCACGCCGCGCCGACGCCGAGCTCCCGACCGGCCTGCGACCCGGCCGGCAGGTCCCGAGCGAGGAAGCGGGTGCGCGCCGCCTCGACGCCGGCGACCGCCGCGCCGAGCGCGGCGGGCACCCCCCCGTGGGCGAGGGCGGCCGTGCGGGACATGACGAGGCCACCGGGCCCGGCGAGCGAGACGACGAGGAAGGCGGCCCCGGGCTCCTCGTGGAGGACGGCCGGTGGGCCGGCCTTCGCCACGAGCGCCGCGCTCGGGCGCGCGCCGGCGAGGAAGCGGCGCACGCCGGCGCCCGCCCCGCCCGCGGGGACCCCCGGCGCGAAGCG
Protein-coding regions in this window:
- a CDS encoding amidohydrolase/deacetylase family metallohydrolase, translating into MANDYDLVLVGGRVRDPASGLDAEADVAVAAGRIVAIDTGLSAGARSVLDCRGCYVSPGLVDSHTHIFWPVSKVGAPADEAHLRRGVVAAADAGTAGASTFAAFRRFVVEPTRLRICSFLNVSVLGLIDFRFGELLNPATLVADDAVETAAANRDVVRGLKIRMSTDVVGTRAPEALALLEQAVAVGERAGVPLLVHIGETAPSLDEILARLRPGDVVAHCYTGKEENILDEDGKVRPSVLEARERGVRFECAHGKSNFSYLVAGPAIEQGFLPDVVCSDTSYRNWNGPVFDLLTTMSKLVALGMDLDDVLERATAAPARLLGLWDEGYGRLEVGGPAHLSVFERLEAADELFDAAGNTRPVHRLEPRWTVVGGEAVEPLPWRGAVASAS
- a CDS encoding fumarylacetoacetate hydrolase family protein, giving the protein MAYLALAGGIGRVEEDGTVALLALDAPSLAAHLAAGGTLADLARAPARERVASEQVARASLVGSSATVWGIGLNYHSKQRATGRKLPEHPVLFAKAPSALAQPGEPVVVPQAAPSCVDYEGEIAVVVGAPLFEADARAAEAAVAAVAAANDVTARDVMRHTGSPTLAKSFPSFGQLASEFFEPSELGGLGAVTVETHVNGELRQRDRADGMILPVGELLALLSRYVVLRPGDVVLTGTPAGTGEDLGAYLVPGDVVEVSIGGREPLRSEVAELARVGCSGG
- a CDS encoding cupin domain-containing protein translates to MTTSARRAVVATWDSIPFEQVRRGVTRRAFGTEDVILVLNEIAPEMDPAPHTHEGFDQIALILSGRARYHIAGVGHEVGPGSLLLIPAGEEHYIEPAGAEPVQNLDVFAPARSDYRHLLAWMAGASAPASPGGGG
- a CDS encoding M20/M25/M40 family metallo-hydrolase; the encoded protein is MLPERAVDAGELEALLGEAMAIPSPAGAEEALAEHLAQHLVERCPGATVRLERFAPGRANLVAEVGTGRGGRLLLYSHLDTSLSGDPVLDRFAAPEDPGTGLAREGDLLVGRGVAVAKGPAVAALLGFAAAAPLLRDAPGGATLLLAAGGTHRAAPASLRFAPGVPAGGAGAGVRRFLAGARPSAALVAKAGPPAVLHEEPGAAFLVVSLAGPGGLVMSRTAALAHGGVPAALGAAVAGVEAARTRFLARDLPAGSQAGRELGVGAACTGLPYKPDLFGALAELYAYAVLAPGDDAGTLAGEVEAAVREALGRARHAEVSVRVEVLEAAPSQRTDPRARIVRLARAAYEQVRKVPPRPVERWTGSTDGVVLRAAGIETARVGPTPVAHPSGVEALRLADLVDAARIYATVALAYALEPGVEAAGDA